In Dromiciops gliroides isolate mDroGli1 chromosome 5, mDroGli1.pri, whole genome shotgun sequence, the following are encoded in one genomic region:
- the SYCE3 gene encoding synaptonemal complex central element protein 3 has product MAESDPGDRNYDNMLKMLSDLNKDLEKLLEEMEKISVQATWMAYDMVVMRTNPALADSMRRLEDAFLNCKEEMEKNWQELLNETKPKQ; this is encoded by the exons ATGGCTGAGTCCGATCCTGGGGACAGAAACTATGACAACATGCTGAAGATGCTGTCCGACCTCAACAAGGACCTGGAGAAGCTGctggaggagatggagaagatATCGG TTCAGGCGACCTGGATGGCCTATGACATGGTGGTGATGCGCACCAACCCTGCCTTGGCAGACTCCATGCGGCGACTGGAAGACGCCTTCTTGAACTGcaaggaggagatggagaagaacTGGCAAGAGCTGCTAAATGAAACCAAGCCCAAGCAGTAG